The Trichosurus vulpecula isolate mTriVul1 chromosome 9, mTriVul1.pri, whole genome shotgun sequence region CTGTTAAGTAAGCCTCAGAAAAGTAGGATTCgaagtcagatcttccttatTCTAGTTGTAGCACTTTATCTGAGTTACACCGCCTCTCTGAAAGTTGAACCACTTGCTAAAGACACTATCAATTACCAACTTCTGCCTAAACTGCTTCCTCATGATAGATGGATTTGATAGCCTTTTGTCagtcttcatcttctttgtccTTTCTTCAGTATTTAACACTGTTGATGTCTTCCCTTTGGCCTCTTTCACCATCTTTCCCCAATGTATGTAATTTCACCCTTGGAGAACGTAAGCTTGGGCCAACTAtgtggcacagtacatagagtgccaggcctggagtcagaatgactcatcttcctgagttcgaatctggctgcagacactagctgtgtgatcctgggcaagtcacttaaccctgtttccctcaatttcctcatctgtaaaatgaaccagagaaggaaatggccaacaaccccagtatctttgccaagaaaaccccaaatagggtcacagagagttggacacaactgaaaaatgacttaacagaaTGTAAGCTGGGGAcaggctgtttttgcttttgtatttgtatctctagtgcttgacatatagtaaactctaaataaatgctttctcattcatttatcCGTTCATTCATTCTCCCTTTGGCTCCCATGATAATCCTCTCTATTGATTCTCCATCTTATTTGATCACTCTTTGGTACCTCTGTTTCCTGTCCCCTAAAAGTGGGCATCCCCCCAAAATCTGTTCTTtaatcttttctctctattcttttcCTTAGTGATCTATCTTAACTCTCACTGTTCCATTTCAGGTAGTGTTTTCCAATATGTTTAATGAAATTTGCATTAATCACTTGCTATCATGGATGGAATCAAAATCCCaattaaaattttgattttaacCATCTTCAGGTCCCACATACACATTACCAGCACATCAGAGGACAGGTCTAAAAATCACAGGACATCTCTTAAACTATGCCAAGACAGTAGATTGTTCCAAGATTATTAAAGAAAAATCACTCAAcccttcataccctttgacccagccatctGTCTACTAGTTTTGTACTCGAAGGATAGCAGGGACAATGAGAAAGATCCatgtataacaaaatattcacagcaataTTCTTTGTAGTAGTAAGAAAACTTAAATGAAGTTGTTACCCATTAGTTGGAAGATGGATGAACAAACTATTAAAGGAATTTATTTATTGccccataagaaacaatgaataggaGGAATTTGGAGAAACATTGGGAAGATTTGTgtggactgatgcagagtaaagagaATAGAACCAGAAAACGAAATACGCAATGACTACAATATTgccaattaaaaataaacactaaACTATTGCCAAACTCAGTAAAGCCCATTTTGAtcctagagaagaaagaaggaaaaatgcctTCCCCTTTCTGGTAGAGAAGTGGAGAGCTGTGGGTCTGCAATTATGTTATAGGTCTGTATCATCAGATACATTCAGTTTGTTGACCGGGTTTCACCcactttgttataagggaagatTCGATTAGCAGGTGTCAGGGAAAGTAAGTTGGGAAACAATTCTGATATTTTTGGAAAGGTATAAGCAACTCCCAGTACACTGTAGAATTGACATTCAGAGGAGAAAATTAAGATATTTTATAAGTAGGAATGTCTAATTCAGATCTGATGATTGCTCCAAAAgagttctcatttaatttttatattgtcCACAATAAAAGGAATCATTTCTGAGACACTTTTGTTCACATTAAGTGACAGAAAGTTTTCTGGTGCTGTTGGGGGTTCCAGAGTGTCAAACTGAGACTGGAGCAATTCTGGTGGCATaaaatgtccttttcttttgGCTAAACGCCCAGAGATCACTTCAAAAGACCCATTCAAATAGACCACAAGGAGCTTCAGCTTCGGGaacccttctttctctcctggcTCATACTTCTGAGTTACAGCACCTTCTCCTCTCATTAAGATGTTTCTGTACATTTTCTTCAAAGCAGAACAGGCAAG contains the following coding sequences:
- the IDNK gene encoding probable gluconokinase — translated: MEPPRVVLVMGVSGSGKSTVGSLLAIELGWKFYDADDYHPEENRKKMGKGIPLNDQDRIPWLCNLHDILLRNVSSGQSVVLACSALKKMYRNILMRGEGAVTQKYEPGEKEGFPKLKLLVVYLNGSFEVISGRLAKRKGHFMPPELLQSQFDTLEPPTAPENFLSLNVNKSVSEMIPFIVDNIKIK